The Clavelina lepadiformis chromosome 1, kaClaLepa1.1, whole genome shotgun sequence genome segment TTCAAGGTCGACGGAATGACAAAAGCACAATTATCGTAATTACAACCTGGCTTGTGTAGTCGGTGCAGGTCTTACATAGCTGTGACCTCTTCTTTCTTGCAGCCACCAAATGCTCGTCTCTAGCCATGGACCCGCAATACCAGGAGCTCTGCGCGCTATCGTGACGTGTTTAGGTTTAGGGCGTCGTCATTATGACGTGATTTTTACGATGTTTTGCCACGAATCTGTCAGCTTAGTATTACTTAGTATAGAAATATATATTTGACTTAAAAGCATTATCAGTTTTTTTAGGGAAAATACAGAATTTGCAGCAAAACTAGTAACTGGCGACTGGGCTCATACGAAGCTATGAAGAATTAAAAACTagaaaaacctaaaaattctaaaaacGGTAAAAATTATCGCTCTGGCAAAACCATTTATAAAACGTAGGGTGTCATTCACTTGACCAAGTTAACGAAATCTGTAGTATCTAATCCGATTGAACCACGGCCCAGTTTGGCCAGTTTTTTTTGGTGACTTCGCAGCACCTCGCAATGTCTTCAGTGACACGCCTCAGTTGTAAATTTCGCAATCGTCCTTTTAACTGGATTCGTATTGACTAAAAACTGATGACACttgaaatatatatttctaCACTTGCACCGAGCTAGCAGGTGGGTGGGAGATGACATTTTATCATCTGAGTTCTACTTCACCGGATCTTCGGCTCATATCCAGCGTGAGCCTCAAGGCTCATTAATCGGGATTACGTCATAGAATGAGGGGTGAAAAGGGTCATTCCCAACAATTAATTTTTCGCCTTGAGCTTTtgctgtgatgtcataaataaGAAATGAAAAGTCAAAGCTTTTCCGCATCGACTTCATGGCCATAATGTAAAGTGTAAGATTGCAGgaataaaaatactttgaaGTCGCAGTTCCCAATAAAATCATCTCACAACAGGTCACGATCTGCCGAGTAAGATATCGACGAACGCTGTGGACATCGAAGCAGCCTTTGGGACAACCCCGGTCGTAGGACAGCGGCAGCCgttttaatataatataaaaaaattaaagtgaTTTGGTCCGGGCTGGAAGCACCTCTGCAAATTATCTGCTCATGTTCTTCATCGCCAGGCTGACCGCGGCCCTCTCTACGTCACCGTTCGTCATTCTGAGTTCGTCCTCGGCCGCACTGCGGGGAAACCCCATTGCTACCAACTGTTCGACCTTGTCTCGGTTCACGCTTGCCTGCCCACTAGTGGTCGATTTGGGAACCTTTGCGGCCGGCGCTGATGACGTCGGAGCTTCATTTCCTTGGTCATGCTTCGACGCTTCTGCGGCAGATTCCTGCAGAACATCAGAGGTAATATGATTACATCATAAAACATgtcattgttgcatcacagAGAGAGAAGACAATTTACCAGCAAAGCTTTGTTAATCTCTGCTTCTTCATTCTCGGCGTCGTCATTCTTTGATTCCTGAACGAAGTCAATGCAAATGGTTAAAATTGTCAAATGTGAAGTTGAGAGCAGAATCCACGCATTTCGACTTTCGAAAACTATTGCAAACAACTTCATCACATAGATATCACATTATTTAATGCAAATTTAGCTCTGTAGGCACCAGAATTGCTTTGTTAATGCTGGATTCGTCATTGTTCATGGACTCGTTGTTTGAGGTTGGGTCGTGGAGGCGGCCGTGTGAAGGAAGCTCGTTTTCTGACAAAAACGTCGTCTTCGTGATTGTCGTGCCGATGATCAAGGAATTCTCTCTGAGGTCGATCACACACAGATGCCTGAAATTGTTCACACTCAATTAAAGCTAGGATATGTCATACAGTTGCATGTATTTGCTCTCATCAACTGCAGATCAACATAACCGGCATCAACAACTAACCACGTCACGCTTCTAAAACTTTCAGATTTTTTCATTCACCGCAATTTGCCTTCAATTATACATAGATAGTCATCAAAGCATCAACTGTCAGCAATAAGTGAGTCAATGAAATCACTGTGATACCTTCTCAACATATCCAAGCCGAGTAAAACGTCCATCGGTTGATCCTCCAGGATTGAGAAAGAGCACTGGAGGAAAACATCCTCTATCTGGATCTGTGCCAAGTGAATGCGTCCGACAATTTTCTGAGTCCCGACACCTTTCGCGATTCCTTCCCATCTTCTGTCGACGAGTCTCATAATATTGCACCGATCTGCACATGCCGTGCTCATTATGGTCATCTGTGCGCCAGAATCCACGAATGCTGgtaatttgaaacaaaacgtgcattatgacgtaacaaaactGATATTACATCATAACTCATAGAACA includes the following:
- the LOC143466943 gene encoding protein DDI1 homolog 2-like, with the protein product MIVNVYCPSKDKHFSLDIGLDLLLQDFKALCSVECGVSVPQMKVFLNSQELLDNEKSLGSYDVRDNDMFLLQTAVLPQNLPSQATGSVPRIDFSNVKVPSRPSSASSSQQAHSSQRPNMDDPATLRSWFLNSPHNLALLKERNPQLAEALISGDIQRFSTELGKIRDANMKAEKERMELMNANPFDLEVQKKIAEAIEKKNIEENMNMAIEEAPESFGQVVMLWINLRVNGHHVKAFVDSGAQMTIMSTACADRCNIMRLVDRRWEGIAKGVGTQKIVGRIHLAQIQIEDVFLQCSFSILEDQPMDVLLGLDMLRRHLCVIDLRENSLIIGTTITKTTFLSENELPSHGRLHDPTSNNESMNNDESSINKAILESKNDDAENEEAEINKALLESAAEASKHDQGNEAPTSSAPAAKVPKSTTSGQASVNRDKVEQLVAMGFPRSAAEDELRMTNGDVERAAVSLAMKNMSR